From a single Thalassophryne amazonica chromosome 7, fThaAma1.1, whole genome shotgun sequence genomic region:
- the LOC117513418 gene encoding B-cell antigen receptor complex-associated protein alpha chain-like: protein MPFLMQLQFYTENRTQPLVFLSGLPAKNTDGEPMKYRIQFVSAFVEIRCSSSMAVLMCGVGLLPLHVMCFSRIQATERRSSTNSWKAEQDADTHFSSSDSSFVVGTVQVTVTLEADRPLLKVWVLERVQLQCCFNVIEGTLHSRWVMYRHNGTSQINKTFVTEPKEFQRSGRWCDNLNISLVQMNDSGLYLCLLSGSKNYSLKTLGTHLWVYESQEKILNFSESTKNKILTAEGILLFLCVILPSTALLFQSKKISQMEKNVKKQEENIYQGLTLDDCGSIYEQIEHCQVEDPYEDAGNMDFHLAKP from the exons atgcccttcctgatgcagctccagttCTACACGGAGAAtcgcacacagcccctggtcttcctaagTGGTCTGCCAGCCAAA AACACTGATGGTGAACCCATGAAG tacagaatccAGTTTGTGAGCGCTTTTGTGGAGATCAGATGCAGCTCCTCCATGGCAGTGCTgatgtgtggtgtggggcttctgccactGCATGTGATGTG cttctccaggattcAGGCTACAGAGCGCCGTTCCAGCACCAACTCCTGGAaggcagagcaggatgcagacacacacttctCCAGCAGTGACTCTAG CTTTGTTG TGGGCACGGTCCAGGTCACAGTGACCCTGGAGGCAGACAGGCCACTGCTGAAGGTGTGGGTCTTGGAGAGGGTCCAGCTGCAGTGCTGCTTCAATGTTATAGAGGGAACGCTGCACTCCAGATGGGTGATGTACCGTCATAATGGCACCAGCCAAATCAATAAGACTTTTGTGACAGAGCCCAAGGAGTTCCAGCGGTCTGGTCGCTGGTGTGACAATCTGAACATCTCTTTGGTTCAGATGAATGACTCTGGGCTCTACCTGTGTTTGCTCAGTGGCAGCAAGAACTACAGCCTCAAAACACTCGGCACCCACCTATGGGTGtacg AGTCACAGGAGAAGATCCTCAATTTCAGTGAAAGCACCAAAAACAAGATCCTGACCGCTGAGGGAATCTTACTCTTCCTGTGTGTGATTCTGCCCTCCACTGCGCTACTCTTCCAG TCAAAGAAAATATCTCAAATGGAGAAGAACGTAAAGAAGCAAGAAGAAAATATATACCAG GGTCTGACCCTCGATGACTGTGGTTCCATATATGAACAGATCGAGCATTGTCAAGTGGAGGACCCTTATGAAGATGCAGGAAATATGGACTTCCACCTGGCAAAACCCTAA